From Xylocopa sonorina isolate GNS202 chromosome 2, iyXylSono1_principal, whole genome shotgun sequence, a single genomic window includes:
- the Cpr14 gene encoding cuticular protein 14, with protein sequence MFTIKVLVAVVLCTTATLAAPQRPSSGADKDAVITSQQLEVNFDGNYVNNFETSNGISHQESGQPKQVDNETPVVSQGSDSYTAPDGQQVSITYVADENGFQVQGSHIPTAPPIPPEIQRALEWNAAHPEEDDGGQPRPPGRG encoded by the exons GTGTTAGTGGCGGTCGTACTTTGTACGACGGCAACGTTAGCAGCCCCTCAACGGCCTTCCAGTGGCGCTGACAAAGATGCGGTCATTACATCCCAGCAGCTCGAAGTCAACTTCGACGGCAATTACGTCAATAA CTTCGAGACGAGTAACGGAATCAGCCACCAAGAATCGGGACAACCGAAGCAAGTAGACAACGAGACGCCGGTGGTGTCGCAGGGCTCGGACTCATACACGGCGCCTGATGGGCAGCAAGTGAGCATCACGTACGTGGCGGACGAGAATGGGTTCCAAGTACAAGGCTCTCACATCCCCACTGCACCGCCCATACCGCCTGAGATCCAAAGGGCGCTCGAGTGGAATGCGGCTCACCCAGAAGAGGACGACGGCGGTCAACCGCGACCACCTGGCCGAG GTTAA